The following are from one region of the Stanieria sp. NIES-3757 genome:
- a CDS encoding Polyribonucleotide nucleotidyltransferase — translation MEEFDQSISFDGRDIRLKVGLLAPQAGGSVLIQSGDTAVLVTATKAEGREGIDFLPLIVDYEERLYAAGRIPGGFLRREGKPPERATLTSRLIDRPLRPLFPGWLRDDIQIVATTLSMDHEVPPDILAVTGASVAVLLAQIPFYGPMAAVRVGLVGDDFIINPTYQEIEQGDLDLVVAGSPDGVVMVEARANQLPEQDIIEAIDFGYEAVQELIQAQRQLIQQLGIEMPTIESPVVDETLTNFISDRASEAIKQVLSQYDFDKNARDAALDEIKKTKIEEVIAELPEEDPLKIATSENPKAIANEFKAVTKKLMRAQIIEQNVRVDGRKLDQVRPISCRVGLLPQRVHGSGLFRRGLTQVLSIATLGTSGDAQDLADDLHPEDEKRYLHHYNFPPFSVGETKPMRSPGRREIGHGALAERALVPVLPPQEEFPYVVRVVSEVLSSNGSTSMGSVCGSTLALMDAGVPITKPVSGAAMGLIKENDEVRILTDIQGIEDFLGDMDFKVAGTDTGITALQMDMKITGLSMDIVAKAIQQAKPARMHILEEMLKTIAEPRSELSPYAPRLLTIKIDPELIGLVIGPSGKTIKGITEQTGAKIDIEDDGTVVIAAVEAEKAERARSIISGMTRKLNEGDVYAGRVTRIIDIGAFVEILPGKEGMIHISQLAEGRVGKVEDEVAVGDEIVVKVRGFDNKGRLNLTRLGIHPDEAAAARAAVAVK, via the coding sequence ATGGAAGAATTCGATCAGTCAATATCTTTCGATGGGAGGGATATTAGACTTAAAGTAGGCTTGCTCGCGCCACAAGCAGGCGGTTCTGTTTTAATTCAATCAGGAGATACAGCAGTATTAGTTACGGCAACTAAAGCAGAAGGAAGAGAAGGAATTGATTTTTTACCTCTCATCGTTGATTACGAAGAAAGGTTGTATGCAGCAGGTCGTATTCCAGGCGGATTTTTAAGAAGAGAAGGAAAACCTCCAGAAAGAGCAACTCTTACCAGTAGATTAATCGATCGCCCTTTACGTCCTCTTTTTCCTGGTTGGTTGAGAGATGATATTCAAATTGTTGCTACAACATTATCGATGGATCACGAAGTACCCCCTGATATTTTGGCAGTAACAGGTGCTTCCGTAGCTGTTTTATTGGCGCAAATACCCTTTTATGGCCCCATGGCAGCCGTGAGAGTTGGTTTAGTAGGCGACGATTTTATTATCAATCCTACTTATCAAGAAATTGAACAGGGAGATTTAGATTTAGTTGTAGCTGGGAGTCCCGACGGTGTAGTGATGGTTGAAGCCAGGGCAAATCAATTACCAGAACAAGATATTATTGAAGCGATTGATTTTGGTTACGAAGCGGTACAAGAATTAATTCAAGCGCAAAGACAACTAATTCAACAGTTGGGTATTGAAATGCCAACGATTGAATCACCTGTTGTAGATGAAACCTTGACGAATTTTATTAGCGATCGCGCATCCGAAGCCATCAAACAAGTTCTTTCTCAATATGATTTCGATAAAAATGCTCGTGACGCAGCTTTAGATGAGATCAAAAAGACCAAAATTGAAGAAGTAATCGCCGAACTACCAGAAGAAGACCCGCTCAAAATTGCGACGAGCGAAAATCCCAAAGCGATCGCCAATGAATTTAAAGCGGTCACTAAAAAATTAATGCGGGCGCAAATTATCGAACAAAATGTTCGAGTTGACGGGCGTAAATTAGACCAAGTTAGACCTATTTCTTGTCGAGTAGGACTACTACCACAGCGCGTTCACGGTAGTGGTTTATTTAGAAGGGGATTAACTCAGGTTCTTTCCATTGCTACCTTGGGAACTTCAGGAGATGCTCAAGATTTAGCTGACGACCTTCATCCCGAAGACGAAAAACGCTATCTTCATCATTACAATTTTCCGCCTTTTTCTGTGGGAGAAACTAAGCCAATGCGCTCTCCAGGACGCAGAGAAATAGGTCATGGTGCCTTAGCAGAACGTGCGCTTGTACCTGTATTACCACCTCAAGAAGAATTTCCCTATGTAGTCAGAGTCGTTTCAGAAGTATTATCTTCCAACGGTTCGACTTCAATGGGTTCTGTTTGCGGATCTACTCTGGCATTGATGGATGCAGGTGTACCAATTACTAAACCCGTTAGTGGTGCAGCAATGGGTTTAATTAAAGAAAACGACGAAGTTAGAATTCTTACTGATATTCAAGGAATTGAAGACTTCTTAGGAGATATGGACTTCAAAGTTGCGGGTACAGACACAGGGATTACCGCGCTACAAATGGATATGAAAATTACAGGCTTATCAATGGATATAGTAGCTAAAGCTATCCAACAAGCTAAACCTGCAAGAATGCATATCCTGGAAGAAATGCTCAAAACGATCGCTGAACCTCGTTCAGAATTGTCTCCTTATGCACCAAGGTTACTAACGATTAAAATCGATCCTGAACTAATTGGTTTAGTGATTGGGCCTTCTGGTAAAACAATTAAAGGAATTACCGAACAAACAGGAGCAAAAATTGACATTGAAGATGACGGAACAGTGGTTATTGCAGCCGTTGAAGCCGAAAAAGCTGAACGAGCCAGAAGTATCATCTCTGGTATGACTCGTAAATTAAATGAAGGGGATGTTTATGCTGGCAGAGTTACCCGAATTATTGACATTGGAGCTTTTGTAGAAATTCTGCCTGGTAAAGAAGGGATGATTCATATTTCTCAACTAGCAGAAGGTAGAGTCGGCAAAGTTGAAGACGAAGTAGCTGTAGGGGATGAAATCGTAGTTAAAGTCAGAGGATTTGATAATAAAGGTCGTCTGAATTTGACTCGATTGGGCATTCACCCCGACGAAGCAGCAGCAGCTAGAGCAGCCGTTGCTGTTAAATAA
- a CDS encoding response regulator receiver protein: protein MKSTINLVNQLKEIQQQKFTGKIKVTNLTNPAWSLYFCQGKLIWAAGGYSPYKSWKRHLDKYCYGANSTKIDLSNLDQFDSRSYNILANFYKEKLVNREQLIVLIENKAKEVLFDILLSGNTQPLEYQIESESLSSFLQFDFKIPLTLVNTETIYQQSYEIWSQWLRKGLQFWSPNFTPIIKKQAELKRQVSELIYERFVKLIDGKNTLRDLAFKMNKDVVELTYSLKSYIDQGLIELVEIPDLILPSTPQQSICQTKQIQKLPIAEQQQTKQPLVVCIDDSPQVLQIMEQILTTAGYQFMGIQDPIHTVSKLVPCQPALIFLDIGMPLINGYEVCSQLQRVSKLKDVPVVMLTGNNGIIDKVRAKMVGASSFLSKPIESEKILATVRDLLSENMSEKSSQVASCNLAHPSVMAFS, encoded by the coding sequence ATGAAGTCCACAATTAATTTAGTGAATCAACTTAAAGAAATTCAACAACAAAAGTTTACTGGAAAAATTAAGGTAACTAATTTAACGAATCCCGCTTGGAGCCTTTATTTTTGTCAAGGTAAATTAATTTGGGCTGCTGGAGGCTACTCTCCTTATAAATCTTGGAAACGACATTTAGACAAATATTGTTATGGGGCAAATTCTACTAAAATTGATTTAAGCAATTTAGATCAATTTGATAGTAGAAGTTATAATATTTTGGCAAACTTTTATAAAGAAAAGCTAGTTAATCGTGAACAATTAATAGTTTTGATTGAAAATAAAGCTAAAGAAGTTTTGTTTGATATTTTGTTATCTGGAAATACTCAACCTTTAGAGTATCAAATTGAATCAGAATCGCTGAGTTCTTTTTTACAGTTTGATTTTAAAATTCCTTTAACTCTTGTTAATACTGAAACTATCTATCAACAAAGTTATGAAATCTGGTCGCAATGGCTGCGAAAAGGTCTTCAATTTTGGTCGCCTAATTTCACACCAATTATCAAAAAACAAGCAGAATTGAAGCGTCAAGTTTCAGAATTAATCTATGAACGCTTTGTGAAATTAATTGATGGAAAAAATACCTTGCGCGATCTAGCCTTTAAAATGAATAAAGATGTTGTAGAACTTACTTATTCTCTTAAATCTTATATTGACCAAGGACTGATTGAATTAGTTGAAATTCCTGATTTAATTTTGCCATCAACCCCACAGCAAAGTATTTGTCAAACCAAGCAAATCCAAAAATTACCTATTGCAGAACAACAACAAACAAAGCAACCATTAGTTGTTTGCATTGATGATAGTCCTCAGGTGCTACAAATTATGGAGCAGATTTTAACCACAGCAGGCTATCAATTTATGGGTATTCAAGACCCTATTCACACTGTTTCTAAATTAGTTCCTTGTCAACCCGCTCTAATTTTTTTGGATATTGGAATGCCTCTGATCAATGGTTACGAAGTGTGTAGTCAGTTACAACGAGTTTCTAAGCTCAAAGATGTACCTGTCGTTATGTTAACAGGCAATAATGGAATTATAGATAAAGTGCGGGCTAAAATGGTTGGGGCTTCTAGTTTTCTTAGCAAACCAATTGAGAGCGAAAAAATCTTAGCAACAGTAAGAGATTTACTTTCAGAGAATATGTCGGAAAAATCTTCTCAAGTAGCTAGTTGCAATCTTGCCCATCCTTCAGTGATGGCTTTTAGCTAA
- a CDS encoding two-component hybrid sensor and regulator — translation MIAQTISFLSKANLETIKSESVSKPKNVIENFPIIKATTQEFELNLISLNLHKLCLDAIQEIETTINLEVPIEFTFIGQNNNVNLDAKLIYPILLNLLVNAVKYSQKLKNKINLKATVAANSVTFTVEDRGIGIPAGDQAYVFKSFYRGQNTDEIIGSGIGLTIVKRCVDLHQGQISFESTLGKGSKFTVCIPLTINNVMIN, via the coding sequence ATGATTGCACAGACAATTTCTTTTTTATCTAAAGCTAATCTTGAAACAATCAAATCAGAATCTGTCTCAAAGCCAAAAAATGTTATAGAAAACTTCCCTATTATTAAAGCTACAACACAGGAATTCGAGTTAAATTTAATCTCATTAAATTTACACAAATTATGTTTGGATGCGATCCAAGAAATTGAAACAACAATCAATCTTGAAGTTCCGATTGAATTTACTTTTATCGGACAAAATAACAATGTTAACTTGGATGCTAAACTAATCTATCCAATTTTGCTCAATCTTCTTGTTAATGCTGTCAAATATTCTCAAAAATTAAAGAATAAAATTAACTTAAAGGCAACAGTTGCAGCTAATTCAGTGACTTTCACAGTCGAAGACCGAGGAATTGGAATCCCTGCAGGAGACCAAGCTTATGTATTTAAATCTTTTTATCGGGGTCAAAACACAGACGAAATAATAGGTTCAGGAATTGGATTAACAATAGTTAAAAGATGTGTAGATTTACATCAAGGACAAATCTCTTTCGAGAGTACCTTAGGAAAGGGAAGTAAATTCACAGTCTGCATTCCACTAACAATTAACAATGTCATGATTAACTAA
- a CDS encoding two-component transcriptional regulator translates to MKLLLVEDDINLAEVLAEALKDYGYAIDIVNDGELGWEQAISEDYSTILMDVNLPKLDGISLCQRLRSRGSTVPILMMTGRDANTDKVIGLDAGADDYIVKPVDLLELMARIRALMRRGTVCAESNLVWNNLVLELSSHEVTYDGQVLELTPKEFSLLELFLRSGKRVLSRQAIINHIWASEEPPSEEAVKAHIKYLRQKLKMIGAPQDLIETIRGVGYRLKSKD, encoded by the coding sequence ATGAAACTACTATTAGTTGAAGATGATATTAATTTGGCTGAAGTTTTAGCAGAAGCTTTAAAGGATTATGGCTATGCTATTGATATTGTTAATGATGGAGAATTAGGTTGGGAACAAGCTATCAGCGAAGACTACAGTACTATTCTTATGGATGTTAATCTACCTAAATTAGATGGGATTAGCTTATGTCAACGTCTCCGTTCTCGTGGCTCTACAGTACCAATTTTAATGATGACTGGTCGTGATGCCAATACAGATAAAGTAATTGGGTTAGATGCTGGTGCAGATGATTATATAGTTAAACCAGTCGATTTACTAGAATTAATGGCAAGAATTCGAGCTTTAATGAGGCGTGGAACTGTTTGTGCCGAATCTAACTTAGTTTGGAATAATTTAGTTTTAGAACTCAGTAGCCATGAAGTCACCTATGATGGTCAAGTTTTAGAACTCACTCCTAAAGAATTTTCTCTCCTCGAACTTTTTCTGCGTAGCGGTAAACGAGTATTAAGCCGTCAAGCAATTATCAATCATATTTGGGCCAGCGAAGAACCACCAAGCGAAGAAGCTGTCAAGGCTCATATTAAATATTTACGTCAAAAACTCAAAATGATAGGCGCACCTCAAGATCTGATTGAAACAATTCGAGGTGTAGGCTACCGTCTCAAATCGAAAGATTAA
- a CDS encoding two-component response regulator yields MCHSAILCVDDEVAILETLKEQLVRCFGKSYSYEIAESVEEAWEIIEVLQEEGTQIVVIVSDWLMPGVKGDEFLIQVHQRFPELVSILLTGQADEAAIARAKQEANLHACLYKPWTEEELSQVILSGLSLAKNF; encoded by the coding sequence ATGTGTCATTCTGCTATTCTGTGTGTAGATGATGAAGTTGCCATACTAGAAACCCTTAAGGAACAACTTGTCCGTTGCTTTGGAAAAAGCTATTCCTATGAAATCGCAGAAAGTGTTGAAGAAGCATGGGAAATAATTGAAGTCTTACAAGAAGAAGGAACACAAATTGTAGTGATTGTCTCAGATTGGTTGATGCCTGGAGTCAAAGGCGACGAGTTTTTGATCCAAGTCCATCAGCGTTTTCCCGAACTTGTCAGTATTTTGTTGACTGGACAAGCCGATGAAGCTGCGATCGCTCGTGCCAAACAAGAAGCTAATCTACATGCTTGTTTGTATAAACCTTGGACAGAAGAGGAATTATCTCAAGTAATCCTATCAGGCTTAAGTTTAGCAAAAAACTTTTGA
- a CDS encoding GAF sensor signal transduction histidine kinase: MQPTVDPNQPFSLQEIDHFICLLESHQLKQQKALTRVITRIRESLDLNNLIQVTVTEVRQLLQVERVAVFKFEPDCTLYDGEFMAEDVDPQWNSILGQRVQEDCFVQDYAIQYQSGNIQAIADIDNAGLKDCYFEILERFQVRANLVVPLLQDRLLWGLLCLHQCSGAKTWTDSEIEFVKQIAEHLGVAIQHSKMLMQAKLQAEQQKALTAVIARIRESLDLDEIFKNTVTEVRKLLNVDRVVVFRFQPESDWHDGEFIAEDVDEQWNSVLAKSLQTNCLEEQDTINFQQGKIQAVTDVNYDQLNDCHVHILEQFQIRAKLIVPLFQGKFLWGLLCINQCSGIRAWAEHEIEFAKQVAEQLGIALQQSDYLEQMQIQSAQLANAEKQKWVAERQQIIVTTINKICQSLDIKSIFQTSTQEIRQLFKAERVAIYRFNPDWSGEFVSESMAEGWTALVGIFPTIYDTHLQETQGGRYRNNETFAVDDIYQAGHSDCHVKLLEQIEAKAYAIAPIFQSDRLWGLLAAYQNSSPRHWEEDEISLLRQIGWQLGVALQQAEYVQQVQEKAGERQRALATTIEKIRRSLDIDTIFKTTTQEVRQLLKVERVAIYRFHSDWSGEFVADSIADDWTPFTKAQIINENRLILDGRNDQYPRNETFVPILQGEKLWGLLMAYQAFQPRYWQQEEVNLLAQVGVQLGIALQQAELLQQTQKQAKELALALKDLQQSQIQLIQGEKLAGLGQLIAGIAHEINTPLGTIKTAVGNMARGINEALAQLPYFCQLLNSTEQSKFFALIEQAIQQPTLVTGRQKRTLKQSMTKRLESYNLKDSVWIADRLIDIGIYGDEIEPFIPLLKQDYSEFILQLAYNLARLPNNSRTIETAVERVTKIVVALKNYARYDNSNQPYQIQIIEGLETALELHQNKLKHGIEVIRDYQPIPPIWCFPDELIQVWTNLIHNAIQAMKEQGTLTISTWEEANGIKVRIIDSGSGIAPEIQAKIFDPFFTTKPIGEGNGLGLYICRKIIDKHQGKIEIDSQAGQTIFTVWLPFQINNAELT, encoded by the coding sequence ATGCAACCTACTGTTGACCCTAATCAACCTTTTTCTTTACAAGAGATCGATCATTTCATTTGTCTTTTAGAGTCTCATCAACTCAAGCAGCAAAAAGCTCTGACAAGAGTAATTACCAGGATTAGAGAATCTTTGGATTTAAACAATCTAATTCAAGTAACGGTAACAGAAGTCAGACAATTACTTCAAGTAGAGCGGGTGGCAGTATTTAAATTTGAGCCTGATTGCACTCTCTATGATGGAGAATTTATGGCAGAAGATGTTGACCCGCAATGGAACTCCATTCTCGGTCAACGAGTGCAAGAAGACTGTTTTGTACAGGATTATGCTATTCAATACCAAAGTGGCAACATCCAAGCGATCGCAGATATTGATAATGCTGGTCTAAAAGACTGCTATTTTGAGATCCTTGAGAGGTTTCAAGTCCGTGCTAATTTGGTAGTGCCTTTGCTCCAGGATCGACTATTGTGGGGATTACTTTGTCTTCATCAGTGTAGTGGAGCTAAAACTTGGACAGACTCTGAAATTGAATTTGTCAAACAAATTGCCGAACATTTAGGAGTTGCTATTCAACACAGCAAAATGCTGATGCAAGCAAAGTTGCAAGCAGAACAGCAAAAAGCATTGACCGCAGTAATTGCTCGCATTCGAGAATCTCTCGACTTAGATGAAATTTTTAAAAATACAGTAACAGAGGTTAGAAAATTACTCAATGTAGATCGGGTGGTGGTGTTTCGCTTCCAACCTGAGAGTGACTGGCATGATGGTGAATTTATTGCCGAAGATGTAGATGAGCAATGGAATTCAGTGCTAGCGAAATCGTTACAGACTAACTGCCTTGAGGAACAAGATACCATTAATTTTCAGCAGGGCAAAATACAAGCTGTGACAGATGTTAATTACGATCAATTAAATGATTGTCATGTTCATATCCTAGAGCAGTTCCAAATTCGAGCAAAATTAATAGTTCCTTTGTTTCAAGGTAAGTTTTTATGGGGTTTACTATGTATTAATCAGTGTAGTGGGATTCGAGCTTGGGCAGAGCATGAAATTGAATTTGCCAAACAGGTCGCTGAACAGTTGGGAATTGCTCTACAACAATCAGATTATTTAGAGCAAATGCAAATTCAATCAGCTCAATTGGCAAATGCCGAAAAACAAAAATGGGTTGCCGAACGTCAACAGATTATTGTCACTACGATCAATAAAATATGTCAATCCTTAGATATTAAAAGCATTTTTCAGACATCAACTCAAGAAATCCGCCAATTATTTAAAGCTGAGAGAGTTGCTATTTATCGCTTTAACCCTGATTGGAGTGGTGAATTTGTCTCTGAATCTATGGCAGAAGGTTGGACAGCACTGGTAGGAATTTTCCCCACCATTTATGATACCCATTTGCAAGAAACTCAAGGTGGCAGATATCGGAACAATGAAACTTTTGCCGTTGATGATATCTATCAAGCAGGACATTCTGACTGTCATGTGAAGTTGTTAGAACAAATTGAAGCCAAAGCTTACGCGATCGCTCCGATTTTTCAAAGCGATCGCTTATGGGGATTATTAGCTGCCTATCAAAACTCTTCTCCTCGTCATTGGGAAGAAGATGAAATTTCTTTACTACGTCAGATTGGTTGGCAACTTGGTGTTGCTCTTCAACAAGCGGAGTATGTTCAGCAAGTCCAAGAGAAAGCTGGTGAACGTCAAAGAGCTTTAGCAACTACGATCGAGAAAATACGTCGTTCTCTAGACATTGACACAATCTTTAAAACCACTACTCAAGAAGTTCGTCAACTCCTAAAAGTCGAACGGGTAGCAATTTACCGCTTTCACTCTGATTGGAGTGGTGAATTTGTTGCTGACTCAATTGCTGATGATTGGACACCATTCACCAAAGCACAAATTATCAATGAAAATCGCTTGATTCTCGATGGTCGAAACGATCAATATCCTCGCAATGAAACCTTTGTTCCCATCTTGCAAGGAGAAAAACTCTGGGGGTTACTCATGGCCTATCAGGCTTTTCAGCCACGTTATTGGCAACAAGAAGAGGTCAATCTACTAGCACAAGTAGGCGTACAATTAGGAATTGCACTTCAACAAGCAGAACTTTTACAGCAAACTCAGAAACAAGCCAAAGAATTAGCTTTAGCTCTTAAAGATTTACAACAATCTCAAATTCAACTTATTCAAGGCGAAAAGTTAGCTGGTTTAGGACAGTTGATTGCTGGAATTGCTCATGAGATCAATACTCCTTTAGGTACGATTAAAACAGCCGTGGGAAATATGGCTAGAGGCATTAATGAAGCCTTGGCACAACTGCCTTATTTTTGTCAATTGCTTAATTCTACTGAACAAAGTAAATTTTTTGCTTTAATCGAGCAGGCAATTCAACAACCAACTTTAGTAACTGGTCGTCAAAAACGAACTCTCAAACAATCAATGACGAAACGGTTAGAGTCATACAATCTTAAAGATTCTGTTTGGATTGCCGATCGCTTGATTGATATAGGCATTTATGGCGATGAGATTGAACCTTTTATCCCTTTACTCAAGCAAGATTATTCTGAGTTTATTTTGCAGCTTGCTTATAATCTAGCTCGTTTACCTAATAACAGTCGTACTATCGAAACTGCGGTAGAAAGAGTTACTAAAATAGTAGTCGCACTTAAAAACTATGCCCGTTACGACAATAGCAATCAACCGTATCAAATCCAGATTATCGAAGGTTTAGAAACTGCTTTAGAACTCCATCAAAATAAGCTGAAGCACGGTATCGAAGTTATTCGCGATTATCAACCTATTCCTCCTATTTGGTGTTTTCCTGATGAATTGATTCAAGTTTGGACAAATTTAATTCACAATGCGATTCAAGCTATGAAAGAACAAGGAACTTTAACCATCTCCACCTGGGAAGAAGCGAATGGCATCAAAGTCAGAATTATTGACTCTGGGTCTGGAATTGCGCCAGAAATTCAAGCCAAAATTTTCGATCCGTTTTTTACAACTAAACCTATTGGTGAAGGAAATGGTCTTGGCTTATACATTTGCAGAAAAATCATTGATAAGCATCAAGGAAAGATTGAAATTGACAGTCAAGCGGGACAGACAATTTTTACAGTGTGGTTACCGTTCCAGATTAATAATGCAGAGTTAACTTAA
- a CDS encoding molybdopterin oxidoreductase NarB yields MTEPTKTLCPYCGVGCGLEVLPPAQPGKAINRDNQGNPIWQVRGDRSHPSSQGKVCVKGGTIAESLDQNRLKYPMVRDSLDQPFRRASWDEAFERIVNRIQYLRATEGSDAICMYGSGQFQTEDYYIAQKLLKGCLGTNNFDANSRLCMSSAVAGYTQSFGSDGPPCCYDDLELTDCAFLIGTNTAECHPIVFNRLRVHHKKNRKVKMIVVDPRCTPTAEAADLHLAIKPGTDIDLLNGIAHLLLRWGYLDTLFIDECTQGFSQYTDVIKHYPPEVVARKCGIRIDLLEQAARYWGESERVLSLWSMGINQSSEGTAKVRTIINLHLMTGNIGKPGAGPFSLTGQPNAMGGREAGGLAHILPGYRVVKNPQHRAEVEQLWGLTPGSIAPVPGRDAWSMITGLETGSVGLLWIAATNPAVSMPDLERTKKALLRSPLTVYQDAYYPTETSAYAHILLPAAQWGEKTGTMTNSERVVTLCPQFRNPPGEAKADWEIFAEVGRRLGFTKEFNFTSSEEVYAEFVQLTRNRPCDVTGLSYQRLQQAGPIQWPCPLKGEGEIEKQGDEEKGLLASLFKEKKQEKVAAKRLYTNGIFNTPDGRAKFAAFHSKGLAEPPNNEYPFVLTVGRVYEHWHTMTRTGRIEKIMKKQPQPFLEIHPRDAEKLKLEEGMMVEIHSRRGKGIFPARVTKAIAPGTVFVPMHWGSLWAENAEANVLTHPEACPISLEPELKACAVKLIPVKQQPNSELKIEKGELLPQI; encoded by the coding sequence GTGACAGAACCAACCAAAACATTATGTCCATACTGTGGTGTAGGTTGTGGCTTAGAAGTCTTACCTCCAGCACAACCAGGTAAAGCCATTAATCGAGATAATCAAGGTAATCCGATTTGGCAAGTCAGAGGCGATCGCTCTCACCCCTCTAGTCAAGGAAAAGTATGTGTTAAAGGTGGTACGATCGCGGAATCTCTGGATCAAAACCGTCTCAAATATCCAATGGTTAGAGATTCTTTAGACCAGCCTTTCCGTCGCGCCAGTTGGGATGAAGCTTTTGAGAGAATTGTTAATCGAATTCAATATCTTCGAGCAACTGAAGGTTCAGACGCTATTTGTATGTATGGTTCTGGACAATTTCAAACCGAAGACTACTATATTGCTCAGAAACTTCTCAAAGGTTGTTTAGGTACTAATAATTTTGATGCCAATTCACGTCTGTGTATGTCTTCGGCGGTAGCAGGATATACCCAAAGTTTTGGTTCCGATGGCCCTCCCTGCTGTTACGATGATCTTGAATTAACCGATTGTGCTTTTTTAATCGGAACAAATACGGCTGAGTGTCATCCAATTGTTTTTAACCGCTTGCGAGTTCATCATAAAAAGAACCGTAAAGTAAAAATGATCGTTGTCGATCCTCGTTGCACTCCTACTGCTGAGGCTGCTGATCTACATTTAGCGATTAAACCAGGTACAGATATCGATTTACTTAATGGCATTGCCCACCTATTGCTGCGTTGGGGTTATCTCGATACTTTATTTATTGACGAATGTACTCAAGGTTTCTCCCAATATACCGACGTAATCAAGCACTATCCTCCTGAAGTAGTTGCCCGTAAATGTGGAATTCGCATCGATCTTCTCGAACAAGCTGCTCGTTATTGGGGAGAGTCAGAAAGAGTCCTTTCCTTATGGTCGATGGGAATCAATCAATCTTCCGAAGGAACAGCAAAAGTCAGAACCATTATCAATCTGCATTTAATGACAGGAAATATTGGTAAACCAGGTGCCGGACCCTTTTCCCTGACTGGACAACCAAACGCGATGGGAGGAAGAGAAGCAGGGGGACTTGCTCATATTTTACCTGGCTATCGAGTGGTGAAAAATCCCCAGCATCGGGCTGAAGTAGAACAATTATGGGGTTTGACGCCAGGTAGTATTGCTCCTGTTCCAGGTAGAGACGCTTGGAGTATGATTACAGGTTTAGAAACAGGATCAGTAGGTTTGTTGTGGATTGCTGCAACCAATCCTGCTGTTAGTATGCCCGATCTCGAAAGAACTAAAAAAGCCTTGTTGCGATCGCCTTTGACTGTCTATCAAGATGCTTACTACCCTACTGAAACTTCGGCTTATGCTCATATCTTGTTACCTGCTGCCCAGTGGGGCGAAAAAACAGGGACAATGACTAATTCAGAACGAGTAGTTACGCTTTGCCCTCAATTTCGCAATCCTCCTGGAGAAGCTAAAGCTGATTGGGAAATTTTTGCTGAAGTTGGTCGTCGCTTAGGCTTTACTAAAGAGTTTAATTTTACTTCTTCTGAAGAGGTTTACGCCGAATTTGTCCAATTGACTCGTAACCGTCCTTGTGATGTCACAGGCTTGAGTTATCAACGTTTACAACAAGCAGGACCAATTCAATGGCCCTGTCCCCTAAAAGGAGAGGGGGAGATAGAGAAACAAGGAGATGAAGAGAAAGGATTACTTGCTTCATTATTTAAAGAAAAGAAACAGGAGAAAGTAGCAGCAAAACGTCTTTATACCAATGGGATATTTAATACTCCTGACGGTAGGGCAAAATTTGCAGCTTTTCACTCGAAAGGATTAGCAGAACCACCTAACAATGAATATCCTTTCGTTTTAACTGTCGGTCGAGTTTACGAACACTGGCACACCATGACTCGCACAGGAAGAATAGAGAAGATTATGAAAAAACAACCTCAACCATTCCTAGAAATTCATCCCCGCGATGCCGAGAAATTGAAGCTCGAGGAAGGTATGATGGTAGAAATCCATTCTCGTCGTGGTAAAGGAATTTTTCCTGCTAGAGTCACTAAAGCGATCGCGCCTGGAACAGTTTTTGTCCCCATGCACTGGGGTTCACTGTGGGCGGAAAATGCTGAAGCTAATGTACTTACCCATCCCGAAGCTTGTCCGATTTCTCTAGAACCAGAATTAAAAGCCTGTGCAGTAAAATTAATTCCAGTTAAACAACAACCAAATTCAGAATTAAAAATTGAAAAAGGTGAATTATTACCTCAAATTTGA